The proteins below come from a single Nocardiopsis gilva YIM 90087 genomic window:
- the prmC gene encoding peptide chain release factor N(5)-glutamine methyltransferase, giving the protein MNFLLDEVARATLRLAEAGVASPRTDAEELAAFVHGVRRGELHQVPDSDFDALYWECVARREAREPLQHITGRAYFRYQELQVGPGVFVPRPETEIMVGWAIDTLRAMDVADPLVVDLGTGSGAIAISIAQEVPRSRVHAVEIDSDALAWAKRNISNSGHGDRVTAHQADMLSALPELDCSVDLLITNPPYVPTDDSGQIPPEVRDYDPGPALWSGTDGLDMIRELEGVGRRLLRAGGAMAIEHGDGQGIDIPHLFPEEAGWRDVRNRKDLAHRDRFVVMRRADD; this is encoded by the coding sequence ATGAACTTCCTGCTCGACGAGGTCGCGCGGGCCACGCTGAGGCTGGCCGAGGCGGGTGTAGCCTCGCCTCGCACCGACGCCGAGGAACTCGCGGCGTTTGTGCACGGCGTTCGTCGAGGAGAGCTGCACCAGGTTCCCGACTCCGACTTCGACGCCCTGTACTGGGAGTGCGTCGCCCGCCGCGAGGCGCGCGAACCCCTGCAGCACATCACCGGACGCGCCTACTTCCGCTACCAGGAACTGCAGGTCGGCCCCGGTGTGTTCGTGCCCCGCCCGGAGACCGAGATCATGGTCGGCTGGGCGATCGACACCCTGCGCGCCATGGACGTCGCCGATCCCCTCGTCGTCGACCTCGGCACCGGATCCGGCGCCATCGCCATCTCCATCGCCCAGGAGGTGCCGCGCTCGCGCGTGCACGCGGTGGAGATCGACTCCGACGCGCTGGCCTGGGCCAAGCGCAACATCTCCAACAGCGGGCACGGCGACCGCGTCACCGCGCACCAGGCCGACATGCTCAGCGCCCTGCCCGAGCTCGACTGCAGCGTCGACCTGCTCATCACCAACCCCCCCTACGTCCCCACCGACGACTCCGGCCAGATCCCGCCCGAGGTCCGCGACTACGACCCCGGTCCCGCGCTCTGGTCGGGCACTGATGGCCTCGACATGATCCGAGAGCTCGAAGGGGTCGGCCGCCGCCTGCTGCGCGCCGGGGGCGCCATGGCGATCGAACACGGCGACGGCCAGGGCATCGACATCCCCCACCTCTTCCCCGAGGAAGCGGGGTGGCGCGACGTCCGCAACCGCAAGGACCTCGCGCACCGGGATCGTTTCGTGGTCATGCGCAGAGCGGACGACTAG
- the prfA gene encoding peptide chain release factor 1 — MKLDDLLGEYYELEQQLADPAVHADQGQARRLGKRYSQLTPIISAYRELNQVESDIDAAQELAAEDPAFAEEAKELTAEKERLTERLRVLLVPRDPADDKDLIMEVKAGEGGEESALFAGDLVRMYLRYAERQGWKTEIIDATASDLGGYKDITIAFKNRGTPEPGQGVWPQLKFEGGVHRVQRVPVTESQGRIHTSAAGVLVVPEAEEVEVEINDNDLRIDVYRSSGPGGQSVNTTDSAVRITHLPSGIVVSCQNEKSQLQNKEQALRILRARLYAEAQAAADAEAAAERKSQVRTVDRSERIRTYNFPENRISDHRVGFKAYNLDQVLDGELGGVLQALIDADTKERLEQAQS, encoded by the coding sequence GTGAAGCTGGACGACCTTCTGGGTGAGTACTACGAGCTGGAGCAGCAGCTCGCCGACCCTGCCGTGCACGCGGACCAGGGCCAGGCGCGCCGTCTGGGCAAGCGGTACTCCCAGCTCACGCCCATCATCTCCGCCTACCGCGAGCTCAACCAGGTCGAGAGCGACATCGACGCCGCCCAAGAGCTCGCCGCCGAGGACCCTGCCTTCGCCGAGGAAGCCAAGGAGCTTACCGCGGAGAAGGAGCGGCTGACCGAGCGTCTGCGCGTGCTGCTCGTCCCGCGCGACCCCGCCGACGACAAGGACCTCATCATGGAGGTCAAGGCCGGTGAGGGCGGTGAGGAGTCTGCCCTGTTCGCCGGCGACCTGGTGCGGATGTACCTGCGCTACGCCGAGCGGCAGGGGTGGAAGACCGAGATCATCGACGCCACCGCCTCCGACCTCGGCGGGTACAAGGACATCACCATCGCCTTCAAGAACCGGGGCACCCCCGAGCCCGGCCAGGGCGTGTGGCCGCAGCTCAAGTTCGAGGGCGGCGTGCACCGCGTCCAGCGCGTCCCGGTCACCGAGTCCCAGGGGCGCATCCACACCTCCGCCGCCGGCGTCCTGGTGGTCCCCGAGGCCGAAGAGGTCGAGGTCGAGATCAACGACAACGACCTGCGCATCGACGTCTACCGTTCCTCCGGCCCCGGCGGACAGAGCGTCAACACCACCGACTCCGCCGTCCGAATCACCCACCTGCCCTCCGGCATCGTCGTCTCGTGCCAGAACGAGAAGAGCCAGCTGCAGAACAAGGAGCAGGCGCTGCGGATCCTCCGCGCCCGGCTGTACGCCGAGGCCCAAGCCGCCGCCGATGCCGAGGCCGCCGCGGAGCGCAAGAGCCAGGTGCGCACGGTCGACCGCTCGGAGCGGATCCGCACCTACAATTTCCCGGAGAATCGGATCTCCGACCACCGGGTCGGCTTCAAGGCCTACAACCTCGACCAGGTCCTCGACGGGGAACTGGGCGGTGTGCTGCAGGCGCTCATCGACGCCGACACCAAGGAAAGGCTGGAGCAGGCGCAGTCATGA
- the rpmE gene encoding 50S ribosomal protein L31, with protein MKADIHPEYVVTEVTCTCGNSFVTRSTVTEGKVRADICSACHPFYTGKQKIMDTGGRVARFEQRFGKRK; from the coding sequence GTGAAGGCCGACATCCACCCCGAGTACGTTGTCACCGAGGTGACCTGCACCTGCGGCAACAGCTTTGTGACCCGCAGCACCGTCACGGAGGGCAAGGTCCGTGCGGACATCTGCTCCGCCTGCCACCCGTTCTACACGGGCAAGCAGAAGATCATGGACACCGGCGGCCGGGTCGCCCGCTTCGAGCAGCGCTTCGGCAAGCGCAAGTAG
- the rho gene encoding transcription termination factor Rho, with protein sequence MSDTTELHTDAAVSTQNNQTASAAEAGDAAPSAGKSAAARSRTGNTGLSALKLTELQRLASSLGITGTGRMRKNDVIAAIEAKQGGPVSGPSSRKSPKTSENRTEGGKVDDTDGASSDRRSAKKSADSGTTKDAPVTTEAPVATDEGAKEQAERTEKPARNRRSSRKRGDDSGDQNRPSDGSDPSTTASSVTKTSSTPHKSGSDSASGQSGQSGSGGRERQRNRRNRGNREETAATDTSSQDNGRKGGGQGGRDNSDDDYGSGGRRRGRRRDRRDRRGRDRQDTEPVINEDDVLLPVAGILDILDNYAFVRTTGYLPGANDVYVSLAQVRKNGLRKGDAITGAVRQPREGERREKFNALVRLDTINGMAPDQARNRPEFSKLVPLYPQERLRLETEPNVPTTRIIDLVSPIGKGQRGLIVSPPKAGKTMVLQSIANAITENNPECHLMVVLVDERPEEVTDMQRTVKGEVINSTFDRPAEDHTTVAELAIERAKRLVEMGLDVVVLLDSITRLGRAYNLAAPASGRILSGGVDSTALYPPKRFFGAARNIENGGSLTILATALVETGSRMDEVIFEEFKGTGNMELKLNRQLADKRIFPAVDVVQSSTRKEEILMSGEELNIIWKLRRVLHGLDAQQGLELLLEKIKETKSNPEFLMQVQKSTPGSNDG encoded by the coding sequence GTGAGCGACACCACCGAACTCCACACGGACGCGGCGGTCAGTACGCAGAACAATCAGACCGCGTCCGCTGCGGAAGCCGGCGACGCCGCCCCTTCAGCAGGCAAGAGCGCGGCGGCCCGGAGCCGGACCGGAAACACCGGTCTGTCCGCTCTGAAGCTCACGGAGCTCCAGCGGCTCGCGTCGAGTCTCGGTATCACGGGCACGGGGCGGATGCGTAAGAACGACGTCATCGCCGCCATCGAAGCCAAGCAGGGTGGTCCGGTTTCCGGCCCGTCGTCCAGGAAAAGCCCGAAGACCTCTGAGAATCGGACCGAAGGCGGTAAGGTCGACGACACCGACGGCGCGTCCTCCGACCGCCGTTCCGCCAAGAAGTCCGCGGACAGCGGGACGACAAAGGACGCTCCGGTGACCACCGAGGCCCCCGTCGCGACCGATGAGGGGGCCAAGGAGCAGGCTGAGCGTACGGAGAAGCCCGCTCGCAACCGCCGCTCGTCCCGCAAGCGCGGTGACGACTCCGGTGACCAGAACAGGCCGTCGGATGGCAGCGACCCCTCTACCACCGCGAGCAGCGTGACCAAGACATCGAGTACCCCGCACAAGAGCGGCTCCGACTCCGCGAGCGGCCAGTCCGGCCAGTCCGGTTCGGGCGGCCGCGAGCGTCAGCGCAACCGCCGCAACCGCGGCAACCGCGAGGAGACCGCCGCCACCGACACGTCGTCCCAGGACAACGGTCGGAAGGGCGGCGGCCAGGGCGGCCGCGACAACTCCGACGACGACTACGGCTCCGGTGGCCGCCGCCGCGGACGGCGCCGCGACCGCCGCGACCGCCGCGGGCGCGACCGCCAGGACACGGAGCCCGTGATCAATGAGGACGACGTCCTGCTGCCGGTCGCCGGCATCCTGGACATCCTCGACAACTACGCATTCGTGCGCACCACCGGCTACCTGCCGGGCGCCAACGACGTCTACGTGTCGCTGGCCCAGGTGCGCAAGAACGGCCTGCGCAAGGGCGACGCCATCACCGGTGCCGTGCGCCAGCCCCGCGAGGGCGAGCGCCGCGAGAAGTTCAACGCGCTCGTGCGCCTCGACACCATCAACGGCATGGCGCCCGACCAGGCGCGCAACCGGCCCGAGTTCTCCAAGCTCGTGCCGCTGTACCCGCAGGAGCGGCTGCGCCTGGAGACCGAGCCCAACGTCCCGACGACCCGCATCATCGACCTCGTGTCGCCGATCGGTAAGGGCCAGCGCGGCCTCATCGTCTCGCCGCCCAAGGCCGGCAAGACGATGGTGCTGCAGTCGATCGCCAACGCGATCACCGAGAACAACCCCGAGTGCCACCTCATGGTCGTCCTCGTCGACGAGCGGCCCGAAGAGGTCACCGACATGCAGCGCACGGTCAAGGGCGAGGTCATCAACTCGACCTTCGACCGTCCGGCCGAGGACCACACCACGGTCGCCGAGCTCGCCATCGAGCGCGCCAAGCGACTCGTCGAGATGGGCCTGGACGTCGTGGTGCTGCTCGACTCCATCACCCGGCTCGGGCGCGCCTACAACCTCGCCGCACCGGCGAGCGGGCGCATCCTGTCCGGTGGTGTCGACTCCACCGCGCTCTACCCGCCGAAGCGCTTCTTCGGTGCGGCCCGCAACATCGAGAACGGCGGCTCGCTGACGATCCTCGCCACCGCGCTGGTCGAGACCGGCTCCCGGATGGACGAGGTCATCTTCGAGGAGTTCAAGGGCACCGGCAACATGGAGCTGAAGCTCAACCGGCAGCTCGCGGACAAGCGGATCTTCCCTGCCGTCGACGTCGTCCAGTCCAGCACCCGCAAGGAAGAGATCCTGATGTCGGGCGAGGAGCTCAACATCATCTGGAAGCTCCGCCGGGTGCTGCACGGGCTCGACGCCCAGCAGGGCCTCGAACTGCTCCTGGAGAAGATCAAGGAGACCAAGAGCAACCCCGAGTTCCTGATGCAGGTGCAGAAGAGCACTCCGGGGTCCAACGACGGCTGA
- the thrB gene encoding homoserine kinase has protein sequence MSQPRPAGVLVRTPATSANLGPGFDALGLSLGLHDEIEVAVRDDDRVTVDIVGEGADDLPRDASHLVVTAMRRTFEASGHSLPGLDLRCRNNIPHGRGLGSSASAIVAGVTAAAVLLGKGDPATGELDRDHVFKVAADIEGHPDNVAPCVYGGFTIAWRGAAGWGALALPPSPRLRPVVCIPDEQLSTERARGLLPEAVPHADAAFTAGRSALLVAAVSGHPEMLLEATEDRLHEHFREPAMPASAALIHELRKDARLPAVVSGAGPTVLVLGHAPVADANDEIPDVVGNVAQISGDLVDSIRERTGTGWHIRPLTIDPAGVWISSPRSLTCVEE, from the coding sequence ATGTCTCAGCCGCGCCCCGCCGGGGTGCTCGTCCGTACCCCCGCGACCAGCGCCAACCTCGGCCCCGGGTTCGACGCCCTGGGCCTGAGCCTGGGGCTGCACGACGAGATCGAGGTCGCCGTCCGCGACGACGACCGCGTCACCGTCGACATCGTCGGTGAGGGCGCCGACGACCTGCCGCGGGACGCCTCCCACCTGGTCGTGACGGCGATGCGGCGCACGTTCGAGGCCTCCGGACACTCCCTGCCCGGCCTGGACCTGCGCTGCCGCAACAACATCCCGCACGGCCGGGGGCTGGGGTCCTCGGCCTCGGCGATCGTCGCGGGCGTCACCGCCGCGGCCGTCCTCCTCGGCAAGGGCGACCCGGCCACCGGTGAGCTGGACCGGGACCATGTCTTCAAGGTCGCGGCCGACATCGAGGGACACCCCGACAACGTCGCGCCGTGTGTGTACGGAGGGTTCACCATCGCCTGGCGCGGTGCGGCCGGCTGGGGTGCGCTCGCACTGCCGCCCTCGCCCCGGCTGCGCCCGGTGGTGTGCATCCCCGACGAGCAGCTGTCCACGGAGCGTGCGCGCGGCCTGCTCCCGGAGGCGGTCCCGCACGCCGACGCGGCCTTCACAGCCGGGCGTTCCGCCTTGCTTGTCGCGGCCGTTTCCGGCCACCCCGAAATGCTGCTGGAGGCCACCGAAGACCGGCTCCACGAGCATTTCCGGGAACCGGCCATGCCCGCCAGCGCGGCGCTCATTCACGAGCTGCGAAAAGACGCCCGTCTCCCCGCTGTGGTCTCGGGTGCCGGGCCCACCGTCCTGGTCCTGGGGCACGCGCCGGTGGCCGACGCGAACGACGAGATCCCCGACGTAGTGGGAAACGTCGCGCAAATCAGTGGGGACCTGGTTGATTCAATACGGGAGCGAACGGGTACTGGTTGGCACATACGCCCCTTAACAATCGATCCGGCAGGGGTGTGGATCAGTTCTCCCCGTTCATTGACCTGTGTCGAGGAATAG
- the thrC gene encoding threonine synthase — MARAWRGVVEEYRDRLPVNANTPVVTLMEGGTPLVPANRVSELTGCEVFLKVEGLNPTGSFKDRGMTMAITKAAEEGAKAVICASTGNTSASAAAYAVRAGMTCAVLVPQGKIAMGKLAQALVHGAKLLQVDGNFDDCLELAQKLSVDYPVALVNSVNPYRLQGQKTASFEVVDALGDAPDVHCLPVGNAGNITAYWMGYKEYAADGVSTRKPRMFGFQASGAAPIVGGEPVQLPRTIATAIRIGNPASWSHAEAARDESGGRIDSVTDRQILSTYRMLAAEEGVFVELASAASVAGLMQAVEQGHIERGSRVVCTVTGNGLKDPDWALAGASAATTVPVDAQAAATALGLA; from the coding sequence ATGGCACGGGCGTGGCGAGGGGTCGTCGAGGAGTATCGCGACCGCCTTCCTGTCAACGCGAACACCCCGGTCGTCACTCTGATGGAGGGCGGAACGCCACTGGTGCCCGCCAACCGGGTGTCGGAGCTGACGGGGTGCGAGGTGTTCCTCAAGGTCGAGGGGCTCAACCCCACCGGGTCCTTCAAGGACCGCGGCATGACCATGGCCATCACCAAGGCCGCCGAAGAGGGCGCCAAGGCCGTCATCTGCGCCTCGACCGGCAACACCAGCGCCAGCGCCGCCGCCTACGCGGTGCGCGCCGGGATGACCTGCGCGGTGCTCGTGCCGCAGGGCAAGATCGCCATGGGCAAGCTGGCCCAGGCCCTGGTGCACGGCGCCAAGCTGCTGCAGGTCGACGGCAACTTCGACGACTGCCTGGAACTGGCCCAGAAGCTGTCCGTCGACTACCCGGTCGCTCTGGTCAACTCGGTCAACCCGTACCGGCTGCAGGGGCAGAAGACGGCCTCCTTCGAAGTCGTCGACGCCCTCGGCGACGCGCCCGACGTGCACTGCCTCCCGGTCGGCAACGCCGGGAACATCACCGCCTACTGGATGGGGTACAAGGAGTACGCCGCCGACGGCGTCTCCACGCGCAAGCCGCGCATGTTCGGCTTCCAGGCCAGCGGGGCCGCGCCGATCGTCGGGGGCGAGCCGGTCCAGCTGCCGCGCACCATCGCCACCGCCATCCGCATCGGCAACCCGGCCTCGTGGAGCCACGCCGAGGCGGCGCGGGACGAGTCCGGCGGGCGCATCGACTCGGTCACCGACCGCCAGATCCTGTCGACGTACCGAATGCTCGCCGCCGAGGAGGGCGTCTTCGTCGAACTGGCCTCGGCCGCGAGCGTCGCCGGTCTGATGCAGGCCGTCGAGCAGGGCCACATCGAGCGCGGCAGCCGTGTCGTGTGCACGGTCACCGGCAACGGTCTCAAGGACCCCGACTGGGCGCTGGCCGGAGCGTCCGCTGCGACGACCGTCCCGGTCGACGCGCAGGCGGCGGCCACCGCGCTCGGGCTCGCCTGA
- a CDS encoding homoserine dehydrogenase: MAMKVALLGCGVVGAEVVRLLNEQSTELASRIGTPLEIGGIAVRRLGRSRGTGLDPELFTTDAMGLVTRDDIDLVVEVIGGIEPARSLILAAIKSGKSVVTANKALLAEDGATIHAAAREAGVDVYYEASVAGAIPLLRPLRDSLAGDTVHRVMGIVNGTTNFILDRMDTLGAGFAESLEEAQALGYAEADPTADVEGFDAAAKAAILARLAFHTQGVTAADVHREGITDVTAGDIASAKAMGCVVKLLAICQRSADGTSVGVRVHPVMLPREHPLATVNEAYNAVFVEAESAGRLMFYGAGAGGAPTASAVLGDLVAVARNRRASAAAPEGAHDTGLPVHPMGDTITRYHVALDVADRPGVLARVAEIFADNGVSIKNVRQEGFGDDAQLVLVSHQAPDAALTTTVEQLRALDMVRSVASVMRVEAFGGDS; encoded by the coding sequence ATGGCAATGAAGGTGGCGCTGCTCGGATGCGGCGTTGTGGGCGCGGAAGTGGTTCGCCTGCTCAATGAGCAGTCGACCGAACTCGCCTCGCGTATCGGGACCCCCCTGGAGATCGGCGGCATCGCCGTACGCCGACTCGGGCGGTCCCGCGGCACGGGGCTCGACCCGGAGCTGTTCACCACCGACGCCATGGGCCTGGTGACGCGGGACGACATCGACCTGGTGGTCGAGGTGATCGGTGGCATCGAGCCCGCGCGCTCGCTCATCCTCGCGGCGATCAAGTCCGGCAAGTCGGTCGTCACCGCGAACAAGGCGCTGCTCGCCGAGGACGGCGCCACGATCCACGCCGCCGCGCGCGAGGCCGGGGTGGACGTCTACTACGAAGCCTCCGTCGCCGGCGCGATCCCGCTGCTGCGCCCCCTGCGCGACTCGCTGGCCGGAGACACGGTGCACCGCGTGATGGGCATCGTCAACGGCACCACCAACTTCATCCTCGACCGGATGGACACGCTCGGCGCCGGCTTCGCCGAGTCGCTGGAGGAGGCGCAGGCGCTCGGCTACGCCGAGGCCGACCCGACCGCCGACGTCGAAGGGTTCGACGCCGCCGCCAAGGCCGCGATCCTGGCCCGGCTGGCGTTCCACACCCAGGGGGTCACCGCCGCCGACGTCCACCGCGAGGGCATCACCGACGTCACCGCGGGCGACATCGCCAGCGCCAAGGCGATGGGCTGTGTGGTGAAACTCCTCGCCATCTGTCAGCGCTCCGCCGACGGGACGTCCGTCGGTGTGCGCGTGCACCCGGTCATGCTCCCCCGCGAGCACCCGCTGGCCACCGTCAACGAGGCCTACAACGCCGTGTTCGTGGAGGCCGAGTCGGCCGGGCGGCTGATGTTCTACGGTGCCGGCGCGGGTGGCGCGCCCACCGCCAGCGCCGTCCTCGGCGACCTCGTCGCCGTCGCCCGCAACCGGCGCGCGTCGGCCGCGGCGCCCGAGGGCGCCCACGACACCGGGCTGCCCGTGCACCCGATGGGCGACACCATCACCCGCTACCACGTGGCGCTCGACGTCGCCGACCGGCCGGGCGTACTCGCCCGCGTCGCCGAGATCTTCGCCGACAACGGCGTCTCCATCAAGAACGTGCGCCAGGAGGGCTTCGGCGACGACGCCCAGCTCGTCCTGGTGAGCCACCAGGCCCCCGACGCCGCACTGACCACGACCGTCGAGCAGCTGCGCGCGCTCGACATGGTCCGGTCGGTCGCCAGTGTGATGCGCGTCGAGGCCTTCGGCGGCGACAGCTGA
- the lysA gene encoding diaminopimelate decarboxylase translates to MSRYAHPAGPRHADVLPEEHPPSPPQDLIELDPRVWPATARRVDGEITIGGIGVSQLAREYGTALFVLDEEDFRTRARDYRDAFAHTGGDVYYAGKALLTKAVARWVREEGLKLDVCSGGELAVALSADFPAEDIGMHGNNKSEAELARAVEVGVGRIIVDSFDEIDRLDRLAAAHGRVPKVLIRVTTGVEAHTHEFVATAHDDQKFGFALSTGAAQEAVRRVLAAEHIELVGLHSHIGSQIFDTAGFEVAARRVTAFLTLIHAQLGVTLSELDLGGGLGIAYTASDTPLAPKAIAESLLSIVHRECAAAGLPVPRIAVEPGRAIAGPCGITLYEVGTIKDVEGIRTYVSVDGGMSDNIRTALYGAEYTCVLASRGSDAEPMLSRLVGKHCESGDIIVHDLYLPSDLRTGDLVAVAATGAYCYSMASNYNHLPRPAVVAVRDGASRTLMRRESEDDLLRLDVG, encoded by the coding sequence ATGAGCCGTTACGCCCACCCAGCAGGCCCGCGCCACGCCGACGTGCTCCCCGAGGAGCACCCGCCGAGCCCGCCGCAGGACCTCATCGAGCTCGACCCCCGCGTCTGGCCGGCCACGGCCCGTCGCGTCGACGGTGAGATCACCATCGGCGGCATCGGCGTCTCGCAGCTCGCCCGCGAGTACGGAACCGCCCTGTTCGTCCTGGACGAAGAGGACTTCCGGACGCGCGCCCGCGACTACCGCGACGCCTTCGCCCACACCGGCGGCGACGTCTACTACGCGGGCAAGGCGCTGCTCACCAAGGCCGTCGCGCGGTGGGTCCGCGAGGAAGGCCTCAAGCTCGACGTGTGCAGCGGCGGCGAACTCGCCGTCGCGCTGTCCGCCGACTTCCCCGCCGAGGACATCGGCATGCACGGCAACAACAAGTCCGAGGCCGAACTGGCGCGCGCGGTGGAGGTCGGTGTCGGCCGGATCATCGTGGACTCCTTCGACGAGATCGACCGCCTCGACCGGCTGGCCGCCGCGCACGGCCGCGTGCCCAAGGTGCTGATCCGCGTCACCACCGGCGTCGAGGCGCACACCCACGAGTTCGTGGCCACCGCCCACGACGACCAGAAGTTCGGGTTCGCGCTCAGCACCGGCGCCGCCCAGGAGGCGGTCCGGCGCGTCCTCGCCGCCGAGCACATCGAGCTGGTCGGGCTGCACTCCCACATCGGCTCGCAGATCTTCGACACCGCCGGCTTCGAGGTCGCGGCGCGCCGCGTCACCGCGTTCCTCACCCTCATCCACGCCCAGCTGGGCGTGACCCTCTCCGAACTCGACCTCGGCGGCGGGCTCGGTATCGCCTACACCGCCTCCGACACCCCGCTGGCCCCCAAGGCCATCGCCGAGAGCCTGCTGTCCATCGTCCACCGCGAGTGCGCGGCCGCCGGGCTGCCGGTGCCGCGGATCGCGGTGGAGCCCGGCCGCGCGATCGCCGGGCCCTGCGGCATCACCCTGTACGAGGTCGGCACGATCAAGGACGTCGAGGGCATCCGCACGTATGTCAGCGTGGACGGCGGTATGAGCGACAACATCCGCACCGCCCTGTACGGCGCCGAGTACACCTGTGTGCTGGCCTCCCGCGGCAGCGACGCCGAGCCGATGCTCTCCCGCCTCGTCGGCAAGCACTGCGAGAGCGGCGACATCATCGTGCACGACCTCTACCTCCCGTCGGACCTGCGCACGGGCGACCTCGTGGCGGTCGCGGCGACCGGTGCCTACTGCTACTCCATGGCCAGCAACTACAACCACCTGCCGCGCCCGGCCGTCGTCGCCGTGCGCGACGGCGCCTCCCGGACGCTGATGCGCAGGGAGAGCGAGGACGACCTGCTCCGCCTGGACGTAGGCTGA
- a CDS encoding DALR anticodon-binding domain-containing protein, with protein MRDGHSENDNGQDGVRSAASFEARSVLSGATPWWVNDLLRAVAAEVSGVDPVRIPDAQPRRPPVDAPGDYASALPMRLAGLSGVPADRLAADIARELRTRPQVVDAVVEGRGFLNVTLTPDARVSLVYAVGDGAAYLTGGQSGTGAKKGEQGEASGGGRAGGGRGHRPVWALSALHEAPTVEEARELARGDARRRIVHAREVAHAGGIGGTYGDTPARATSSAARSASASEAVRIPEVSWRDPYLDAQRPYGPVARLLAVTGEASARVAFCRSIPERPRRGEETGAGLPALPTAENPGNWARHTDANPAFLVRYAHAHAVATLAWAHASGWNVPALPARSLPTGSRSAPSSSAGGAESPRPSTASDRRTEPLVQVRLEPNALGDSPAPAGQLPAATSGHPASGHSDPSATIDLTPAAVAALDEPAAAALIGVLFDGPGVLATAGRRREPHTLVRYLEGLAIAYHEWRESRGAVIGDVIGPETGGGTCGEGIAARLELCAAAAGVLRTGLSLLGVSAPTRL; from the coding sequence ATGCGGGACGGCCATAGCGAGAACGACAACGGGCAGGACGGCGTGCGGTCGGCGGCGTCGTTCGAGGCGCGGTCCGTGCTGAGCGGGGCGACGCCGTGGTGGGTGAACGATCTGCTGCGCGCGGTCGCGGCCGAGGTGAGCGGGGTCGATCCCGTGCGGATCCCCGACGCGCAGCCGCGTCGGCCGCCCGTTGATGCACCCGGGGACTATGCCAGCGCCCTGCCGATGCGCTTGGCCGGGCTGTCGGGAGTGCCCGCCGACCGGCTCGCCGCCGATATCGCTCGGGAACTGCGCACGCGCCCACAGGTGGTGGACGCCGTGGTCGAGGGGCGCGGCTTCCTCAACGTCACCCTCACCCCCGACGCCCGCGTGTCGTTGGTCTACGCCGTCGGTGACGGTGCGGCGTATCTCACCGGTGGCCAGAGCGGTACGGGTGCGAAGAAGGGCGAGCAGGGCGAGGCCTCCGGCGGCGGGCGAGCCGGAGGCGGCCGCGGCCATCGGCCCGTGTGGGCGCTGTCCGCGCTCCACGAGGCGCCGACCGTCGAAGAGGCCCGGGAACTGGCGCGCGGCGACGCCCGGCGGCGTATCGTCCACGCACGCGAGGTCGCGCACGCGGGCGGCATCGGCGGCACGTACGGCGACACCCCCGCACGGGCCACTTCCTCTGCGGCGCGGAGCGCCTCTGCTTCCGAAGCCGTCCGTATCCCCGAGGTGTCCTGGCGCGATCCCTACCTCGACGCGCAGCGCCCCTACGGACCCGTCGCGCGCTTGCTGGCCGTCACCGGCGAGGCCAGCGCCCGCGTGGCATTCTGCCGCTCCATCCCCGAACGGCCGCGCCGGGGTGAGGAGACCGGCGCCGGTCTCCCCGCGCTCCCGACGGCCGAGAACCCGGGCAACTGGGCGCGGCACACCGATGCCAACCCCGCCTTCCTCGTCCGCTACGCGCACGCCCACGCCGTCGCCACCCTGGCCTGGGCCCACGCCTCTGGCTGGAACGTCCCGGCGCTTCCCGCCAGATCACTGCCCACCGGGTCGCGTTCCGCGCCGTCCAGCTCGGCGGGAGGGGCCGAGTCCCCCCGTCCTTCAACGGCTTCCGACCGACGCACGGAACCGCTGGTGCAGGTGCGGCTCGAACCGAACGCGCTCGGGGACTCTCCCGCCCCCGCCGGTCAGCTCCCGGCGGCCACGTCCGGTCATCCCGCGTCCGGTCACTCTGATCCCAGTGCGACCATCGATCTCACCCCCGCCGCCGTCGCGGCGCTGGACGAACCTGCGGCCGCCGCGCTCATCGGCGTACTCTTCGACGGACCCGGCGTTCTCGCCACCGCCGGGCGGCGTCGAGAACCCCATACCCTGGTGCGCTACCTCGAAGGTCTGGCTATTGCCTACCATGAATGGCGGGAATCCCGCGGTGCCGTAATCGGGGACGTGATCGGTCCGGAAACGGGCGGTGGCACCTGCGGGGAGGGCATCGCCGCGCGGCTCGAACTCTGTGCCGCCGCGGCCGGTGTGCTCAGAACGGGGCTGTCCCTGCTCGGTGTGTCCGCGCCCACACGGCTGTGA